The following proteins are co-located in the Enoplosus armatus isolate fEnoArm2 chromosome 8, fEnoArm2.hap1, whole genome shotgun sequence genome:
- the LOC139289325 gene encoding rhodopsin — MNGTEGPYFYVPMINTTGIVRSPYDYPQYYLVNPAAYAALGAYMFLLILLGFPINFLTLYVTLEHKKLRTPLNYILLNLAVANLFMVFGGFTTTMYTSMHGYFVLGRLGCNLEGFFATLGGEIALWSLVVLAIERWMVVCKPISNFRFGENHAIMGLGFTWLMASACAVPPLVGWSRYIPEGMQCSCGVDYYTRAEGFNNESFVVYMFVCHFLIPLTVVFFCYGRLLCAVKEAAAAQQESETTQRAEREVTRMVVIMVIAFLVCWCPYAGVAWWIFTHQGSEFGPVFMTLPAFFAKSSSIYNPMIYICMNKQFRHCMITTLCCGKNPFEEEEGASSTKTEASSVSSSSVSPA; from the coding sequence ATGAACGGCACAGAGGGACCATATTTCTATGTCCCTATGATAAACACCACCGGCATTGTCCGGAGTCCTTATGATTACCCTCAGTACTACCTTGTCAACCCAGCAGCTTATGCTGCCCTGGGTGCCTACATGTTCCTGCTCATCCTTCTTGGCTTCCCCATCAACTTCCTCACTCTCTACGTCACCCTCGAACACAAGAAGCTGCGAACCCCTCTAAACTACATCCTGCTGAACCTTGCGGTGGCTAACCTCTTCATGGTGTTTGGAGGATTCACCACAACGATGTACACCTCTATGCACGGCTACTTCGTCCTCGGACGCCTTGGCTGCAATTTGGAAGGATTCTTTGCTACCCTCGGTGGTGAGATTGCCCTCTGGTCTCTGGTTGTTCTGGCTATTGAAAGGTGGATGGTCGTCTGCAAGCCCATCAGCAACTTCCGCTTCGGGGAGAATCATGCAATCATGGGTTTGGGCTTCACCTGGTTGATGGCCAGTGCTTGTGCCGTGCCCCCTCTTGTCGGCTGGTCTCGTTACATCCCTGAGGGCATGCAGTGCTCATGTGGAGTCGACTACTACACACGTGCAGAGGGTTTCAACAATGAGTCCTTTGTTGTCTACATGTTCGTCTGCCACTTCCTCATTCCACTGACTGTCGTGTTCTTCTGCTACGGCCGTCTGCTCTGCGCCGTCaaggaggctgctgctgcccagcAGGAGTCTGAGACCACCCAGAGGGCTGAGAGGGAAGTCACCCGCATGGTCGTAATCATGGTCATCGCCTTCCTGGTATGTTGGTGTCCCTATGCCGGTGTGGCCTGGTGGATCTTCACACATCAGGGCTCTGAGTTCGGGCCAGTCTTCATGACCCTCCCGGCCTTCTTTGCCAAGAGTTCCTCCATCTACAACCCAATGATCTACATCTGCATGAACAAGCAGTTCCGCCACTGCATGATCACCACCTTGTGCTGCGGGAAGAATCcttttgaggaggaggagggagcgtCCTCTACTAAGACCGaggcctcctctgtctcttccagCTCTGTGTCTCCTGCATAA